A portion of the Amia ocellicauda isolate fAmiCal2 chromosome 22, fAmiCal2.hap1, whole genome shotgun sequence genome contains these proteins:
- the spns3 gene encoding protein spinster homolog 3, protein MEAAEPEGERSLPTSGAARDYGSVSENQPRPETPTTGAPVRSCRYYVAVAVLCYINLINYMDRYTIAGVLLNIQTFFDISDRTSGLLQTVFICTFMLLAPLFGYLGDRYNRKFIMIGGLSVWIVTTLTSSFVTQSQFWLLLLMRSLVGTGEASYSTIAPTIIGDFFSGSKRTLMISFFYIFIPVGSGLGYIIGSRVASDLGDWRWALRINPILGVVGLILLILLVPNPTRGASDVQDGVEMERTSYLADIKYLLKNRSFVWSSLGVTAMAFVTGALAFWTPVFLSRAQVMQGIKRPCKQEPCDTSDSLVFGAVTVVTGILGVFIGTSLARLLRNRIPHADPLICGVGMLSSAPCFYLAIILAYRSIPATYVFIALGETLLALNWPLLADILLYVVVPTRRATAEALQIMVCHLLGDAGSPFLIGAISDALGKGKADSVILKFRNLEYSFLLCPFVGVLGGLFFLFTALYVTEDRKTAQQLAAGEIQGS, encoded by the exons ATGGAGGCAGCTGAGCCGGAAGGCGAAAGGTCGCTCCCAACGTCAGGAGCTGCTCGTGATTATGGCTCCGTGAGCGAGAACCAACCGAGGCCTGAAACACCGACAACAGGCGCCCCTGTCCGCTCTTGTCGATACTACGTAGCGGTTGCAGTTCTTTGTTACATCAACCTTATCAACTACATGGATCGCTACACCATAGCAG GTGTTCTTCTGAACATCCAGACATTTTTTGATATTAGCGACCGCACAAGTGGACTGCTGCAGACAG TGTTCATCTGTACCTTCATGCTGTTGGCCCCACTGTTTGGATACCTCGGAGACCGATACAACAGGAAGTTCATCATGATAGGAGGCCTGAGTGTGTGGATTGTGACCACGCTGACCAGCTCCTTTGTGACTCAGTCG CAATTCTGGCTGCTACTGCTGATGAGAAGTCTGGTGGGCACCGGAGAGGCCAGCTACTCCACCATCGCTCCCACCATCATCGGAGACTTCTTCTCTGGCAGCAAGAGAACCTTGATGATCTCCTTCTTCTACATTTTCATTCCTGTTGGAAG TGGTCTGGGCTACATCATTGGATCGAGGGTTGCAAGTGATCTAGGGGACTGGCGCTGGGCACTCAGG ATCAATCCTATCCTGGGAGTGGTCGGTCTCATTCTGCTCATCCTGCTGGTTCCCAACCCAACCAGAGGTGCTTCCGATGTCCAGGACGGAGTGGAAATGGAGCGGACCTCCTAcctggcagacatcaagtaccTTCTGAAAAA TCGCAGTTTCGTCTGGTCCTCTCTGGGAGTCACAGCCATGGCTTTTGTCACTGGTGCCCTGGCCTTCTGGACACCCGTGTTCCTGTCCCGAGCACAGGTCATGCAGGGAATCAAGAGGCCCTGCAAGCAGGAGCCCTGTGATACATCTGACAG CTTAGTGTTTGGTGCAGTCACTGTGGTGACGGGGATTCTGGGCGTGTTCATCGGCACATCGCTTGCCAGGTTGCTGCGGAACAGGATCCCTCATGCGGACCCCCTGATCTGCGGAGTGGGCATGCTCAGCTCCGCCCCCTGCTTCTACCTGGCCATCATACTGGCCTACAGGAGTATACCGGCGACTTAC GTGTTCATTGCTCTGGGGGAGACACTGCTGGCTCTTAACTGGCCTCTTCTGGCTGACATCCTGTTG TACGTTGTTGTACCAACCAGACGGGCGACAGCAGAGGCTTTACAGATCATGGTCTGTCATCTTCTTGGTGATGCTGGCAGTCCTTTCCTGATTGGCGCG ATCTCAGATGCTCTGGGTAAAGGGAAGGCAGATTCGGTCATCTTGAAGTTCAGGAATCTGGAGTACAGTTTTCTCCTGTGCCCTTTTGTGGGAGTTCTGGGGGGCCTGTTTTTCCTCTTCACCGCTCTCTACGTGACGGAGGACAGGAAAACTGCCCAGCAACTGGCTGCAG GAGAGATACAGGGGAGCTGA